From a single Emcibacter nanhaiensis genomic region:
- a CDS encoding nucleotidyltransferase family protein has protein sequence MSEEPAGDFWRLLTSNPHIEPLLRQVREMEIPDCWLASGCLVQTVWNARHGFAPTFGIKDYDLIYFDPDTSWAKENAMIGRIGGCFKDLNIEIEIRNQARVPLWYRDKFGIDYPTLTEACQSLDYYPSQTSAVAVQLDGEDQPVFRAPFGLSLALDMIVRPNKALPISEVYAAKARQWQSNWPKLRVEAWE, from the coding sequence GTGAGCGAAGAACCGGCCGGGGACTTCTGGCGTCTTCTCACATCAAACCCGCATATCGAGCCCCTGCTCCGGCAGGTCCGGGAGATGGAAATTCCCGATTGCTGGCTCGCCTCCGGCTGCCTTGTACAGACCGTCTGGAACGCGCGGCACGGCTTTGCCCCCACCTTTGGCATCAAGGATTATGACCTGATCTATTTTGACCCGGATACCTCCTGGGCCAAAGAGAATGCCATGATCGGGCGGATTGGGGGGTGCTTCAAAGACCTGAATATCGAGATCGAAATCAGAAACCAGGCCCGGGTGCCGCTATGGTACCGGGATAAATTCGGCATCGATTATCCCACGCTCACGGAAGCCTGCCAGTCATTGGACTATTATCCGAGCCAGACTTCCGCGGTCGCGGTGCAGCTGGACGGCGAGGACCAGCCCGTCTTCCGGGCCCCATTCGGCCTGTCGCTGGCGCTGGACATGATCGTCCGCCCCAACAAGGCGCTGCCGATCAGTGAGGTCTACGCGGCCAAGGCCCGGCAATGGCAAAGCAACTGGCCGAAGTTGAGGGTAGAGGCTTGGGAGTAA